One genomic segment of Amycolatopsis sp. Hca4 includes these proteins:
- a CDS encoding ABC transporter ATP-binding protein: MALSVRGLTVHYGAFAAVRDARLDIADREVLALLGPSGSGKSTLLRAITGLEPSARGTVSWDGEDLGPVPVHRRGFGLVFQDGQLFTHRDVAANIAFGLRMHGVPRSSWAPRVAELLELVGLAGFEKRRVTELSGGQAQRVALARALAPKPRLLLLDEPLSGLDAGLREQLAIDLADLLRRSKITALLVTHDQEEAFTLADRVAVLDAGEVCQEGAVRRVWRNPADDEVARFLGVTTFVDGTATDGRVRTSLGEVALPEVADGPVRLGLRPHALRVAGEGVPGEVVAAVHRREHVRLVVRLVESTVDAVAPAASDLRAGDAVKLQFDPDGIALIGQDTARNASA; this comes from the coding sequence ATGGCGTTGTCGGTGCGGGGCCTGACTGTCCACTACGGAGCGTTCGCGGCGGTCCGCGACGCTCGCCTGGACATCGCCGACCGCGAGGTGCTGGCCCTGCTCGGCCCGTCCGGCTCGGGCAAGTCGACGCTCCTGCGCGCGATCACCGGCCTCGAGCCGTCCGCCCGCGGCACGGTGAGCTGGGACGGCGAAGACCTCGGCCCGGTCCCGGTCCACCGCCGCGGCTTCGGCCTGGTGTTCCAGGACGGCCAGCTGTTCACCCACCGCGACGTCGCGGCGAACATCGCGTTCGGCCTGCGCATGCACGGCGTCCCGCGGTCGTCGTGGGCACCGCGGGTGGCCGAGCTGCTGGAGCTGGTGGGCCTGGCCGGCTTCGAGAAGCGGCGCGTGACCGAGCTGTCCGGCGGGCAGGCACAGCGGGTGGCGCTGGCGCGCGCGTTGGCGCCGAAGCCGCGGTTGCTGCTGCTGGACGAGCCACTGTCCGGTTTGGACGCGGGGCTGCGCGAGCAGCTGGCGATCGACCTGGCGGACTTGTTGCGGCGCAGCAAGATCACGGCGTTGCTGGTGACGCACGACCAGGAGGAGGCGTTCACACTGGCGGACAGGGTCGCGGTGCTGGACGCGGGGGAGGTCTGTCAGGAGGGCGCGGTCCGCAGGGTGTGGCGCAACCCGGCGGACGACGAGGTGGCCCGGTTCCTGGGGGTGACGACGTTCGTGGACGGCACCGCGACGGACGGGCGCGTGCGCACGTCCCTCGGCGAAGTAGCTCTCCCGGAGGTCGCCGACGGCCCGGTGCGGCTGGGGTTGCGGCCGCACGCACTGCGCGTCGCCGGCGAGGGCGTGCCGGGTGAAGTCGTGGCGGCGGTCCACCGGAGGGAACACGTACGGCTGGTGGTCCGGCTGGTGGAGTCCACTGTGGACGCGGTCGCCCCGGCGGCTTCGGATCTGCGAGCGGGGGACGCGGTGAAGCTGCAGTTCGACCCGGACGGCATCGCGCTGATCGGCCAGGACACGGCGAGAAACGCATCCGCATAA
- a CDS encoding DUF998 domain-containing protein translates to MANGDANLVHSYRFLRKAIGIIGIALPWVLMIGKSLIWGGGLLGSISGYYYSELRGVFVGSLCAVGVFLLSYRGYATRGDLISTFAGIAAIVVALFPTTPPGNYNGTDQVLAAVHATAATCFFVALALFCLWLFPSHPEKRPGQPPQSNDPRRKIYVTCGVVIVLALVLIAIFGWFAHNRLGPVNPVLWLETIAIFAFGVAWFVRGTTEKQNTGS, encoded by the coding sequence ATGGCCAATGGTGACGCAAACCTGGTGCACTCCTACCGATTCCTGCGGAAAGCGATCGGGATCATCGGGATCGCCCTGCCTTGGGTGCTGATGATCGGGAAGTCCCTCATCTGGGGCGGTGGCCTGCTGGGCTCGATCAGCGGCTACTACTACAGCGAACTGCGTGGTGTCTTCGTCGGCAGCCTCTGCGCGGTCGGGGTTTTCCTGCTGTCCTACCGCGGGTACGCCACGCGGGGCGACCTGATCAGCACCTTCGCCGGCATCGCGGCAATCGTCGTCGCCCTGTTCCCGACCACGCCTCCGGGAAACTACAACGGGACGGACCAGGTCCTGGCCGCGGTGCACGCCACGGCCGCCACCTGTTTCTTCGTGGCGCTCGCGCTCTTCTGCCTGTGGCTTTTTCCCAGCCACCCGGAAAAGCGGCCCGGTCAGCCGCCGCAGTCGAATGATCCTCGGCGCAAAATCTACGTCACGTGCGGTGTGGTGATCGTCCTGGCTTTGGTGCTCATCGCGATCTTCGGGTGGTTCGCCCACAACCGGCTCGGCCCGGTGAACCCGGTGCTCTGGCTGGAGACGATCGCGATCTTCGCGTTCGGTGTCGCCTGGTTCGTCCGCGGTACGACCGAAAAGCAGAACACCGGAAGCTAG
- a CDS encoding ABC transporter permease, producing the protein MTAVLEAPAARTGHDTVPLTRLLAAELRWIFRRPRTLAVLGLLALIPVVIGIGLTLVDDAASSGGGPNDGGGALLASAVNNAFVLPIAAIVMSLALLLPLASAMAGADAIAGETSHGTLRGWLIAPVGRGRLLAVKAFGVATVSVVSVLAMCVTGVVTGLIINGTDSLFTLSGTTLSLGGALARILLVAGWVVLQLWAVGAVALAISSWTEHPMLVVASVLAGDIVFTILGFLTSLDWLHPFLLTQNWSMAPAEVLQDPMGTQMLGEGALRAACYIVIGLSLAYARLSTRDG; encoded by the coding sequence ATGACCGCGGTCCTGGAAGCACCGGCGGCCCGCACGGGCCACGACACGGTGCCGCTGACCCGGCTGCTGGCGGCGGAGCTGCGCTGGATCTTCCGGCGGCCGCGCACGCTGGCCGTGCTCGGGCTGCTGGCGCTGATCCCGGTGGTGATCGGCATCGGCCTGACCCTGGTGGACGACGCGGCGTCGTCGGGCGGGGGCCCGAACGACGGCGGCGGAGCCCTGCTGGCGTCGGCGGTCAACAACGCGTTCGTGCTGCCGATCGCGGCGATCGTGATGTCGCTGGCGCTGCTGCTGCCGTTGGCGTCGGCCATGGCCGGCGCGGACGCGATCGCGGGCGAGACGTCCCACGGAACCCTGCGCGGCTGGCTGATCGCCCCGGTCGGCCGGGGCCGCCTGCTGGCGGTCAAGGCGTTCGGCGTCGCGACGGTGTCGGTGGTTTCGGTGCTGGCGATGTGCGTGACGGGCGTGGTGACGGGCCTGATCATCAACGGCACGGATTCGCTGTTCACGCTGTCGGGAACGACGTTGTCCTTGGGCGGCGCACTGGCGCGGATCCTGCTGGTGGCGGGCTGGGTGGTACTGCAGCTGTGGGCGGTCGGCGCGGTGGCGCTGGCGATCTCCAGCTGGACGGAGCACCCGATGCTGGTGGTGGCTTCGGTGCTGGCGGGCGACATCGTGTTCACGATCCTGGGGTTCTTGACGTCGCTGGACTGGCTGCACCCGTTCCTGCTGACGCAGAACTGGTCGATGGCCCCGGCGGAGGTCCTGCAGGACCCGATGGGGACGCAGATGCTGGGCGAGGGTGCGTTGCGCGCGGCTTGCTACATCGTGATCGGGCTGTCGCTGGCATACGCAAGGCTGTCCACCCGAGACGGCTGA
- a CDS encoding ABC transporter ATP-binding protein: protein MTSTTVQSGAEVSSEASAPAVPLAARTRGLRKVYGSTVAVDHVDLDIPAGAVVGMLGPNGSGKTTTIRMLLGLVRPTEGEVELLGRPMPDAAAHALPDVGALVEGPGFHPFLSGRDNLLRFAAAEPRLSSAGIPSAVDTALERVGLTGAARRRYKGYSLGMKQRLGLASALLVPRKMVVLDEPTNGLDPAGTREIRRIVAELHAEGVTVLVSSHLLAEVEATCTHVAVLQSGNVVAQGELAELLESGNAALLVRTPDAEKAMEVLRDNRIGARLTPDGVRADLTATAAPRVLEVLVGAGVAVHEATRARTGLEDLFARLTEGAE from the coding sequence GTGACGAGCACGACGGTGCAGTCCGGGGCGGAGGTCTCTTCGGAGGCGTCCGCCCCGGCGGTCCCCCTGGCCGCGCGCACCCGGGGGTTGCGCAAGGTCTACGGCAGCACGGTCGCGGTCGACCACGTCGACCTCGACATCCCCGCGGGCGCGGTGGTCGGGATGCTCGGGCCGAACGGCTCGGGCAAGACGACGACCATCCGGATGCTGCTCGGGCTGGTCCGGCCGACCGAGGGCGAGGTCGAGCTGCTCGGCCGTCCGATGCCGGACGCGGCCGCGCACGCGCTGCCGGACGTCGGCGCGCTGGTCGAGGGGCCGGGCTTCCACCCGTTCCTGTCCGGGCGCGACAACCTGCTGCGCTTCGCCGCGGCCGAACCGCGGCTGTCGTCGGCCGGCATTCCGTCCGCAGTAGACACAGCGCTGGAGCGCGTCGGCCTGACCGGCGCGGCGCGGCGGCGGTACAAGGGGTACTCGCTCGGCATGAAGCAGCGGCTCGGGCTCGCTTCGGCGTTGCTCGTGCCGCGGAAGATGGTCGTCCTCGACGAGCCGACCAACGGCCTCGACCCTGCGGGTACCAGGGAGATCCGCAGGATCGTCGCCGAGCTGCACGCCGAGGGCGTCACCGTGCTGGTGTCGTCGCACCTGCTGGCCGAGGTCGAGGCGACCTGCACGCACGTGGCCGTGCTGCAGTCGGGGAACGTCGTCGCGCAGGGCGAGCTGGCGGAGCTGCTGGAGTCGGGGAACGCGGCCCTGCTGGTCCGCACGCCGGACGCGGAGAAGGCGATGGAAGTGTTGCGGGACAACCGGATCGGCGCGCGGCTCACGCCGGACGGCGTCCGGGCGGACCTCACCGCGACTGCCGCCCCCCGTGTCCTGGAGGTCCTGGTGGGCGCGGGGGTCGCGGTCCACGAGGCGACGCGGGCGCGCACCGGGTTGGAAGACCTGTTCGCGCGGCTGACGGAGGGGGCGGAATGA
- a CDS encoding outer membrane lipoprotein carrier protein LolA, with protein MKPKTKGITAAVLGTALGAGGLAFVAMPASADDKPALPQVSAEDLVQSVVKAKPGAFDGTLKVSNDLGLPAVGNAVPGAQALNMDSAHIFTDGAGKSRLAVTQGASQETVVHDGTTVWDYSSKTNTATKLTVPADVAQRKGAGSDKTADPLAASTELLAKVRESSTVSVDGTASVAGRSAYELVLTPKPTERTLLREIRVAVDSQTRMPLRVSVLSNGTATPALEVAFTEIEFTQQPADLFTFTPPKGAKVQEKTPQVDQHAKDLAEQAKQDTKVVGDGWDTVVTGKVPADALNAAPKQSGREGRGANADPKALLERFGKKVSGTWGSGYLFTTKVGTAVLTDDGRFAAGAVPEQVLYEALGQK; from the coding sequence ATGAAACCGAAGACGAAGGGCATCACGGCCGCTGTCCTCGGCACCGCGCTCGGTGCCGGCGGGCTCGCGTTCGTCGCGATGCCGGCCAGTGCCGACGACAAGCCGGCGCTGCCGCAGGTGAGCGCCGAGGACCTGGTGCAGTCGGTGGTCAAGGCGAAGCCGGGCGCGTTCGACGGCACGCTGAAGGTGAGCAACGACCTGGGCCTGCCCGCGGTGGGGAACGCGGTGCCGGGCGCGCAGGCGCTGAACATGGACTCCGCCCACATCTTCACCGACGGCGCGGGCAAGAGCCGGCTGGCCGTCACGCAGGGCGCGAGCCAGGAGACCGTGGTCCACGACGGCACCACCGTCTGGGACTACAGCTCCAAGACGAACACCGCGACCAAGCTGACCGTCCCGGCCGACGTGGCCCAGCGCAAGGGCGCGGGCAGCGACAAGACGGCCGACCCGCTGGCGGCGTCGACCGAGCTGCTGGCGAAGGTCCGCGAGAGCAGCACGGTGTCGGTCGACGGCACCGCGTCCGTCGCCGGCCGCTCGGCCTACGAGCTGGTCCTGACGCCGAAGCCGACCGAGCGGACGCTGCTGCGCGAGATCCGCGTCGCGGTCGACTCGCAGACGCGGATGCCGCTGCGGGTGTCGGTGCTGAGCAACGGCACGGCGACGCCGGCGCTGGAGGTCGCGTTCACCGAGATCGAGTTCACCCAGCAGCCGGCCGACCTGTTCACCTTCACCCCGCCGAAGGGCGCGAAGGTGCAGGAGAAGACGCCGCAGGTCGACCAGCACGCCAAGGACCTGGCCGAGCAGGCCAAGCAGGACACGAAGGTCGTCGGCGACGGCTGGGACACCGTCGTCACCGGCAAGGTCCCGGCGGACGCGCTGAACGCGGCGCCGAAGCAGTCCGGGCGTGAGGGCCGGGGGGCCAACGCCGACCCGAAGGCGCTGCTCGAGCGGTTCGGCAAGAAGGTCAGCGGCACCTGGGGCAGCGGCTACCTCTTCACCACGAAGGTCGGCACCGCCGTGCTGACCGACGACGGCCGCTTCGCCGCCGGTGCGGTGCCGGAGCAGGTCCTGTACGAGGCGCTGGGTCAGAAGTGA
- a CDS encoding response regulator transcription factor, producing the protein MMSLVKPRVLVVDDEPGVRKALQRGLRAEDMDVVTAADGPTGLQLASTGSFDVILLDIMLPGLSGYRVLERLRKDGVMTPVLLVSAKDGEIDQADGLDLGADGYLVKPFSFVVLVAQVRAVLRRAGPEAGRGTLRLGALAVDRGLRQVHWHDEEVGLSPREFALLEVLVGRAGTVVTKDELLRAVWGEEQAVTRNLVEVYVGYVRRKLDAVGAGALLRTVRGHGYLASDAQLDEVITP; encoded by the coding sequence ATGATGAGTCTCGTGAAACCTCGGGTGCTGGTGGTCGACGACGAACCGGGCGTGCGCAAGGCCCTGCAACGCGGGCTGCGCGCGGAGGACATGGACGTGGTCACCGCCGCGGACGGGCCCACCGGCCTGCAGCTGGCGAGCACGGGCTCGTTCGACGTCATCCTCCTCGACATCATGCTGCCGGGCCTGTCCGGCTACCGCGTGCTGGAACGGCTGCGCAAGGACGGCGTCATGACGCCGGTGCTGCTCGTCTCGGCCAAGGACGGCGAGATCGACCAGGCCGACGGCCTCGACCTCGGTGCCGACGGCTACCTCGTCAAGCCGTTCTCGTTCGTGGTGCTGGTCGCGCAGGTCCGCGCGGTGCTGCGCCGGGCCGGGCCGGAGGCAGGCCGCGGGACGCTCCGGCTCGGCGCGCTGGCCGTCGACCGCGGACTGCGGCAGGTGCACTGGCACGACGAAGAGGTCGGGCTGAGCCCGCGGGAGTTCGCGCTGCTGGAGGTGCTCGTCGGCCGGGCGGGCACGGTCGTCACGAAGGACGAGCTGCTGCGCGCGGTCTGGGGCGAGGAACAGGCCGTGACGCGCAACCTCGTCGAGGTCTACGTCGGGTACGTGCGCCGCAAGCTCGACGCCGTCGGCGCGGGTGCCCTGCTGCGGACCGTGCGGGGGCACGGCTACCTGGCGTCCGACGCGCAGCTCGACGAGGTCATCACCCCGTGA
- a CDS encoding HAMP domain-containing sensor histidine kinase, translating into MISWWRGRSLQARITVLAATITLACLLGLATLAASNLSPLLIGSVDRELSAALGPAGAEVSAGRALSGAAPVTLRVLDIAGTPVDGGTPTGLASSDVSTLKAGQPVQRDGARYLGTVVSAPDGSQRLVVAGAGLVGFAAAVHYGGVWLVVVATVGALVAGFATWLVVRLSLRPVARMRGSVRSLPPGARLALPDSHDELRALAEEFNALLERQEQAAERLRRFTGDAAHELRSPVASIRVQAEVAVANPDPELAQETLSDILTEAERLSSLLDGLLSLARSDAGEVPPSSPVELVSEVRSAVARLPAGAPETRVSTAVAQAWASSAHAEVELVLDNLLRNACRYARGQIVVSVLASRSSVRVVVDDDGPGIAPEHREKVFDRFYRIADDRARSSGGTGLGLAMVAETVRRRGGRVQVGESPDGGARFVVVWRAAAGREA; encoded by the coding sequence GTGATCTCCTGGTGGCGGGGCCGGTCCCTGCAGGCCCGGATCACCGTGCTGGCCGCGACGATCACCCTGGCCTGCCTGCTCGGGCTCGCGACGCTGGCCGCGTCGAACCTCTCGCCGCTGCTCATCGGCTCGGTCGACCGCGAGCTCTCCGCCGCGCTCGGCCCGGCGGGCGCCGAGGTGAGCGCCGGGCGCGCGCTGTCCGGTGCCGCGCCGGTGACGCTGCGGGTGCTCGACATCGCGGGCACGCCGGTGGACGGCGGCACCCCGACCGGGCTCGCGTCTTCCGACGTGTCGACGCTCAAGGCGGGACAGCCGGTGCAGCGCGACGGCGCGCGGTACCTCGGCACGGTCGTCAGCGCGCCGGACGGGTCGCAGCGGCTGGTCGTCGCCGGGGCCGGCCTGGTCGGGTTCGCCGCCGCGGTGCACTACGGCGGCGTGTGGCTGGTGGTCGTCGCCACGGTCGGTGCGCTGGTCGCGGGGTTCGCGACGTGGCTGGTGGTACGCCTGTCGCTGCGGCCGGTCGCGCGGATGCGGGGTTCGGTGCGATCGCTGCCGCCGGGGGCGCGGCTGGCGCTGCCGGACTCGCACGACGAGCTGCGGGCGCTGGCGGAGGAGTTCAACGCGCTGCTGGAACGGCAGGAGCAGGCGGCCGAGCGCCTCCGGCGGTTCACCGGCGACGCGGCGCACGAGCTGCGGTCGCCGGTGGCGTCGATCCGGGTGCAGGCCGAGGTGGCGGTGGCCAACCCGGATCCGGAGCTGGCGCAGGAGACGCTGTCGGACATCCTGACGGAGGCCGAGCGGCTGTCGTCGCTGCTGGACGGGCTGCTGTCGCTGGCCAGGTCCGACGCGGGGGAGGTGCCGCCGTCGTCACCGGTCGAGCTGGTGAGCGAGGTGCGTTCGGCGGTGGCCCGGCTGCCGGCCGGGGCGCCGGAGACCCGGGTGAGCACGGCGGTCGCGCAGGCGTGGGCGTCTTCCGCGCACGCGGAGGTGGAGCTGGTGCTGGACAACCTGCTGCGCAATGCGTGCCGGTACGCGCGCGGGCAGATCGTGGTGTCGGTGCTGGCGTCGCGGTCGTCGGTGCGGGTCGTGGTCGACGACGACGGGCCGGGGATCGCGCCGGAGCACCGCGAGAAGGTGTTCGACCGGTTCTACCGGATCGCGGACGACCGGGCCCGGTCCTCGGGCGGCACGGGTCTGGGGCTGGCGATGGTGGCGGAGACGGTCCGGCGCCGGGGCGGGCGGGTCCAGGTGGGCGAGTCGCCGGACGGCGGGGCCCGGTTCGTGGTCGTCTGGCGCGCGGCCGCGGGCCGGGAGGCGTGA
- a CDS encoding (deoxy)nucleoside triphosphate pyrophosphohydrolase: protein MNAVIVGAALVRDGKLLAQQRAWPPKHAGQWELPGGRVEDGESEAFALARECSEELDVVVEVGDRVGEDVPLPGGKVLRIYAATLVSPGEEPRAVEHRALRWLGPDDLDDVDWLPADRILLPAFRALLS, encoded by the coding sequence GTGAACGCTGTGATCGTGGGAGCCGCCCTGGTGCGGGACGGGAAGCTGCTGGCCCAGCAGCGGGCCTGGCCGCCGAAGCACGCCGGGCAGTGGGAACTGCCCGGTGGCCGGGTCGAAGACGGGGAGTCCGAGGCGTTCGCGCTGGCCCGCGAGTGCAGCGAGGAGCTCGACGTCGTCGTCGAGGTCGGCGACCGGGTCGGGGAGGACGTCCCGCTGCCCGGCGGGAAGGTCCTCCGGATCTACGCCGCGACACTCGTCTCGCCCGGGGAAGAGCCGCGGGCCGTCGAGCACCGAGCCTTGCGCTGGCTCGGGCCCGACGACCTCGACGACGTCGACTGGCTGCCCGCCGACCGGATCCTGCTGCCTGCCTTCCGCGCGCTGCTCAGTTAG
- the trpS gene encoding tryptophan--tRNA ligase, translating to MSKLSGITPSGHVHLGNHLGAVRRWAREGGADDLYFVADLHGMTTPHNPAKLRSLAREQLAVLIAAGIDPERVFVQSDLARELGALTWVLECTCNYGEAARMIQFKEKSKGQAGVRLSLLTYPALMAADILLQGADEVPVGEDQRQHVELTRTLAKRFNGTYGDVFTIPRAVLPPSGARVKDLADPTRKMSKSARDAVGVVFVLEEPDQIRRKIRRAVTDGGSVPVHAPETRPGISNLLEILAACRGGSPAELADEFGSYGAVKDAVADAVIEELRPLRERASALLDDVSELDRVRKAGAERARERGSHRLDAALRMIGAN from the coding sequence ATGAGCAAGCTGTCCGGCATCACCCCGTCCGGCCACGTCCACCTCGGCAACCACCTCGGGGCCGTGCGCCGCTGGGCGCGCGAAGGCGGCGCGGACGACCTGTACTTCGTCGCCGACCTGCACGGCATGACGACGCCGCACAACCCGGCGAAACTCCGGTCACTGGCGCGTGAACAGCTGGCGGTGCTGATCGCCGCCGGCATCGATCCCGAGCGGGTGTTCGTCCAGTCCGACCTGGCCCGCGAGCTGGGCGCGCTGACCTGGGTCCTGGAGTGCACCTGCAACTACGGCGAGGCCGCGCGGATGATCCAGTTCAAGGAGAAATCGAAAGGTCAGGCCGGGGTGCGGCTGTCGCTGCTGACGTACCCGGCGCTGATGGCCGCGGACATCCTGCTCCAGGGCGCGGACGAGGTGCCGGTCGGCGAGGACCAGCGCCAGCACGTCGAGCTGACGCGCACGCTGGCCAAGCGCTTCAACGGCACGTACGGCGACGTGTTCACCATCCCGCGCGCGGTGCTGCCGCCGTCGGGCGCGCGGGTGAAGGACCTGGCCGACCCGACGCGCAAGATGTCGAAGTCGGCGCGGGACGCGGTGGGCGTGGTGTTCGTGCTGGAGGAGCCGGACCAGATCCGCCGCAAGATCCGCCGCGCGGTCACCGACGGCGGCTCGGTGCCGGTCCACGCCCCGGAGACCCGGCCGGGGATCTCGAACCTGCTGGAGATCCTGGCCGCCTGCCGGGGCGGGTCCCCGGCCGAGCTCGCCGACGAGTTCGGCTCCTACGGCGCGGTGAAGGACGCCGTCGCCGACGCGGTGATCGAGGAGCTGCGGCCGTTGCGTGAACGGGCGTCGGCGCTGCTCGACGACGTCTCGGAGCTGGACCGGGTGCGGAAAGCGGGTGCCGAGCGCGCCCGCGAGCGCGGGTCGCACCGGCTCGACGCGGCGCTGCGGATGATCGGGGCTAACTGA
- a CDS encoding YciI family protein — translation MYVVLLNYTAPIEEIDYALPDHAEWLNKQYEHGHFLASGRRNPRTGGVIITRPMSRGKLDAILASDPFCVQHLAQYEVIEFSPTKTAPELRLLNEAVPH, via the coding sequence ATGTATGTCGTCCTGTTGAACTACACAGCACCGATCGAGGAGATCGACTACGCGCTCCCGGACCACGCCGAGTGGCTGAACAAGCAGTACGAGCACGGCCACTTCCTGGCGTCGGGACGGCGGAACCCGCGCACCGGCGGCGTGATCATCACGCGGCCGATGTCCCGCGGGAAGCTGGACGCGATCCTGGCGTCCGACCCCTTCTGCGTGCAGCACCTGGCGCAGTACGAGGTGATCGAGTTCTCGCCGACCAAGACCGCCCCGGAGCTGCGCTTGCTCAACGAGGCGGTACCGCATTAG
- the typA gene encoding translational GTPase TypA has translation MPAASATVETGRPTGKTRPDLRNVAIVAHVDHGKTTLVDAMLRQSGAFAERAEVVDRVMDSGELEREKGITILAKNTSIHRQTPEGQVTINVIDTPGHADFGGEVERGLAMVDGVVLLVDASEGPLPQTRFVLRKTLEAGLPVILLVNKTDRPDARIAEVVEETHDLLLELASDIEDADHDAILDLPVVYASARAGKASLEQPADGEVPESENLDPLFDTLLRHVPPPAADLDAPLQALVTNLDASNFLGRIALIRIHAGKLRKGQTVAWMRADGTTQNVRISELLVTEALTRVPATEASAGELVAIAGIPDITIGDTLADSDNPVALPRITVDEPAISMTIGVNTSPLAGRNGGDKVTARLVKARLDQELIGNVSIRVLPTERPDTWEVQGRGELALAILVEQMRREGFELTVGKPQVVLRTIDGKLHEPFERLYIDSPEEHLGAITQLLAARKGRMEDMSGNGTGRIKLEYVLPSRGLISFRTDFLTETRGTGIANHVFEGYFPWAGEIRTRHSGSLVADRSGPVTAYAMIQLADRGTFFVEPGADVYEGMVVGENPRFEDLDINITKEKKLTNMRQSSADVMETLARPRKMGLEEALEFCSVDECVEVAPEVVRVRKVTLDVNTRAKERSRAKSRDNG, from the coding sequence GTGCCCGCAGCCAGCGCTACCGTCGAAACCGGCCGGCCGACCGGTAAGACCCGGCCCGACCTGCGCAATGTCGCGATCGTAGCCCACGTCGACCACGGCAAGACCACCCTCGTCGACGCGATGCTGCGCCAGTCCGGCGCCTTCGCGGAGCGTGCCGAGGTCGTCGACCGCGTGATGGACTCCGGGGAGCTGGAGCGCGAAAAGGGCATCACGATCCTCGCGAAGAACACCTCGATCCACCGCCAGACGCCCGAGGGCCAGGTGACGATCAACGTCATCGACACCCCCGGCCACGCCGACTTCGGTGGCGAGGTCGAGCGCGGCCTGGCCATGGTCGACGGCGTCGTCCTGCTGGTCGACGCGTCCGAGGGCCCGCTCCCGCAGACCCGGTTCGTGCTCCGCAAGACCCTCGAAGCCGGCCTGCCGGTGATCCTGCTGGTCAACAAGACCGACCGGCCGGACGCCCGGATCGCCGAGGTCGTCGAGGAGACCCACGACCTGCTGCTCGAGCTGGCCAGCGACATCGAGGACGCCGACCACGACGCGATCCTCGACCTCCCGGTCGTCTACGCCTCCGCGCGCGCCGGCAAGGCGAGCCTGGAGCAGCCCGCCGACGGCGAGGTCCCGGAGAGCGAGAACCTCGACCCGCTGTTCGACACGCTGCTGCGCCACGTGCCGCCGCCCGCCGCCGACCTCGACGCGCCGCTGCAGGCGCTGGTCACCAACCTCGACGCGTCCAACTTCCTGGGCCGCATCGCGCTGATCCGCATCCACGCCGGCAAGCTGCGCAAGGGCCAGACCGTGGCCTGGATGCGCGCGGACGGCACCACGCAGAACGTGCGCATCTCCGAGCTGCTGGTCACCGAGGCGCTCACCCGCGTCCCGGCGACCGAGGCCAGCGCGGGCGAGCTCGTCGCCATCGCGGGCATCCCGGACATCACCATCGGCGACACGCTCGCCGACTCCGACAACCCGGTCGCGCTGCCCCGGATCACCGTCGACGAGCCCGCGATCTCGATGACCATCGGCGTCAACACCTCGCCGCTGGCCGGGCGCAACGGCGGCGACAAGGTCACCGCGCGGCTGGTCAAGGCCCGCCTCGACCAGGAGCTGATCGGTAACGTCTCGATCCGCGTCCTGCCGACCGAGCGCCCCGACACCTGGGAGGTCCAGGGCCGTGGCGAGCTGGCGCTGGCCATCCTGGTCGAGCAGATGCGCCGCGAAGGCTTCGAGCTGACCGTCGGCAAGCCGCAGGTGGTCCTGCGCACGATCGACGGCAAGCTGCACGAGCCGTTCGAGCGCCTCTACATCGACTCGCCGGAGGAGCACCTCGGCGCGATCACCCAGCTCCTGGCCGCCCGCAAGGGCCGCATGGAGGACATGAGCGGCAACGGCACCGGCCGGATCAAGCTGGAGTACGTGCTCCCGTCGCGCGGCCTGATCAGCTTCCGCACCGACTTCCTCACCGAGACCCGCGGCACCGGCATCGCGAACCACGTGTTCGAGGGCTACTTCCCGTGGGCGGGCGAGATCCGCACCCGGCACAGCGGTTCCCTGGTCGCCGACCGGTCGGGCCCGGTCACCGCGTACGCGATGATCCAGCTGGCCGACCGCGGCACCTTCTTCGTGGAGCCGGGCGCGGACGTCTACGAGGGCATGGTCGTGGGTGAGAACCCGCGCTTCGAGGACCTCGACATCAACATCACCAAGGAGAAGAAGCTGACCAACATGCGTCAGTCCTCCGCCGACGTGATGGAGACGCTGGCCCGGCCGCGCAAGATGGGCCTGGAAGAGGCCCTGGAATTCTGCTCGGTCGACGAGTGCGTCGAGGTCGCGCCCGAGGTCGTCCGGGTCCGCAAGGTCACCCTGGACGTGAACACCCGCGCGAAGGAGCGTTCGCGCGCCAAGAGCCGCGACAACGGCTGA